In Vicinamibacteria bacterium, a single genomic region encodes these proteins:
- a CDS encoding 3-hydroxyacyl-CoA dehydrogenase NAD-binding domain-containing protein has protein sequence MRTHIQKTVVLGAGTMGAQLAAHLVAQGMEVVLLDMAATGERSALARRGIDGLRKLKPSPLHLAEHASSIRPGNFEDDWGELRDADWVLEAVVEDLDVKRQLLARVAPAVTKSSVVTTNTSGLGIGALGSALPADLRKRFLGTHFFNPPRYLKLLETIPGPDTDPAVLAAMEAFGEEVLGKGVVRCKDTPNFIGNRIGAYGFGVVLQAMMDLDFTLEEVDALTGPAIGRAKSATFRTADIAGVDVCARVAANIYPAVPHDPEREAFKVPGFVSAMVERKWLGEKTGGGFYRKVGGEIRTLDWKTLEYRERKKARFPSLEAALAQGDPVARVRQILAGNDAAGAFLWRALSSISLYAASLVPEISDDVVSIDRALEWGYGWGHGPFRLLDALGVGAVVERTRGEGRKIPPLLERFLASGRRSFYESKEAGPSVFGPEGVRPLPPRPGVIELGAVRAGGGLRKKNPGASLLDLGDGCALVEFHSKMNALGADATLMLQAALKEATAHFDCLVVGNQGEQFSVGANLMLVLLAAQEEEWEELDQMIRQFQATSLALKYAQVPVVAAPFGLTLGGGCEVALHATRVRASAETYMGLVEVGVGVIPAGGGAKELALRAHDRCLGVEGADPFPFIKRAFDQIAFARVSTSGAEAQRMFLTPADSLSPNPDRLIADAKEVARGLVRSGHRPGRPRSAVPVLGRPALATFKMGIHNAQRGGQISEHDALVATHVASVLCGGDRAPGVASEQHFLDLEREAFLSLLGTAKTRERIQHMLKEGKPLRN, from the coding sequence GTGAGGACCCATATCCAGAAGACGGTCGTGTTGGGGGCGGGGACCATGGGGGCGCAGCTGGCGGCCCACCTCGTCGCCCAGGGCATGGAGGTCGTGCTTCTGGACATGGCCGCCACGGGGGAGCGGAGCGCGCTCGCCCGGAGGGGCATCGACGGCCTCCGCAAGCTGAAGCCGAGCCCCCTCCACCTCGCGGAGCACGCGTCCTCCATCCGCCCCGGGAACTTCGAGGACGATTGGGGGGAGCTCCGGGACGCGGACTGGGTCCTGGAGGCGGTGGTCGAGGACCTGGACGTCAAGCGCCAGCTCCTGGCGCGGGTGGCCCCCGCGGTCACGAAGAGCTCGGTCGTCACCACCAACACCTCGGGGCTCGGCATCGGGGCCCTCGGCTCCGCCCTGCCCGCCGACCTCCGGAAGCGCTTCCTCGGCACCCACTTCTTCAACCCCCCCCGCTACCTCAAGCTGCTGGAGACCATCCCCGGCCCCGATACGGACCCCGCCGTCCTGGCCGCGATGGAGGCCTTCGGCGAGGAGGTCCTGGGCAAGGGTGTGGTCCGCTGCAAGGACACGCCCAACTTCATCGGCAACCGCATCGGCGCCTACGGCTTCGGCGTGGTTCTGCAGGCCATGATGGACCTGGACTTCACCCTCGAGGAGGTGGACGCGCTCACTGGCCCCGCCATCGGCCGGGCCAAGAGCGCCACCTTCCGCACCGCCGACATCGCGGGGGTGGACGTCTGCGCCAGGGTGGCGGCAAACATCTACCCGGCCGTCCCCCATGACCCCGAGCGGGAGGCCTTCAAGGTGCCCGGCTTCGTGTCGGCCATGGTCGAGAGGAAGTGGCTAGGGGAGAAGACGGGGGGGGGCTTCTACCGCAAAGTGGGCGGCGAGATCCGAACCCTGGACTGGAAGACGCTGGAGTACCGCGAGCGGAAGAAAGCCCGCTTCCCCTCCTTGGAAGCGGCCCTGGCCCAGGGAGACCCCGTTGCCCGCGTGCGGCAGATCCTGGCCGGGAACGACGCGGCGGGGGCGTTTTTGTGGCGAGCGCTCTCCTCCATTTCCCTTTACGCCGCCTCCCTCGTGCCCGAGATCTCGGACGATGTGGTCTCGATCGACCGGGCCCTGGAGTGGGGCTACGGCTGGGGCCACGGTCCCTTCCGCCTCCTGGACGCTCTGGGGGTGGGGGCGGTCGTCGAGCGGACCCGGGGGGAGGGGCGTAAGATCCCGCCCCTCCTGGAGCGCTTCCTTGCCTCTGGGCGCCGGAGCTTCTACGAGAGCAAGGAGGCTGGCCCAAGCGTCTTCGGACCCGAGGGCGTCCGCCCGCTGCCCCCGCGGCCGGGGGTGATCGAGCTTGGGGCGGTGAGGGCGGGCGGGGGGCTCCGGAAGAAGAACCCGGGGGCCAGCCTCCTCGACCTTGGCGACGGCTGCGCGCTCGTGGAGTTCCACTCCAAGATGAACGCGCTGGGGGCCGACGCTACCCTCATGCTGCAGGCCGCCCTGAAGGAGGCCACGGCCCATTTCGATTGCCTGGTGGTAGGCAACCAGGGCGAGCAGTTCAGCGTGGGCGCCAACCTCATGCTCGTCCTCTTGGCCGCGCAGGAGGAGGAGTGGGAGGAGCTGGACCAGATGATCCGCCAGTTCCAGGCCACGAGCCTGGCCCTCAAGTACGCGCAGGTGCCGGTGGTGGCGGCGCCTTTCGGCCTCACCCTGGGCGGAGGCTGCGAGGTGGCCCTGCACGCCACCCGCGTGCGCGCCTCGGCCGAGACTTACATGGGCCTGGTCGAAGTGGGGGTGGGAGTGATCCCCGCGGGGGGCGGGGCCAAGGAGCTTGCCCTGCGCGCCCACGACCGCTGCCTCGGGGTGGAGGGGGCCGACCCCTTCCCCTTCATCAAGCGCGCCTTCGACCAGATCGCCTTCGCCCGCGTCTCCACCTCGGGGGCGGAGGCGCAGCGGATGTTCCTCACCCCCGCTGACTCCCTCTCCCCGAACCCCGACCGCCTGATCGCGGACGCCAAGGAGGTGGCCCGGGGCCTCGTCCGCTCCGGTCATCGCCCGGGGCGCCCCCGCTCCGCGGTCCCCGTGCTGGGGAGGCCCGCCCTGGCCACCTTCAAGATGGGGATCCACAACGCCCAGCGCGGGGGTCAGATCAGCGAGCACGACGCGCTCGTGGCCACCCACGTGGCGAGCGTCCTCTGCGGGGGGGACCGCGCCCCGGGGGTGGCGAGCGAGCAGCACTTCTTGGACCTCGAGCGCGAGGCTTTCCTCTCCCTCCTCGGCACCGCCAAGACCCGGGAGCGGATCCAGCACATGCTGAAGGAAGGTAAGCCGCTTCGTAACTGA
- a CDS encoding long-chain fatty acid--CoA ligase yields MMEVRTLCDIFYYSVETYRKSEHLKVKRGGEWRAISSAEFLSAVEELSLGLRALGVEKGDRVAILSENRPEWAYADLAALTAGATDAPIYSTLTPPQVLYILNDSESKVVFVSNAVQAAKVAEVRGQARGLRHVIRMDEAPFEGTLSLEEVRAQGRAALGRDKDAVKRRAAEVKPDDLATLIYTSGTTGDPKGVMLTHANLVSNVLASSKAFTGFGPHDTALSFLPLCHSFERTAGHNFMLYAGATIAYAESVEKVPDNMLEVRPTVMCSVPRLYEKMYARINEKVAADPPLRRRIFRWAMGVGRRVFRHTVQGTPPGLLLRLQFALADKLVFSKIKARTGGRLRVFISGGAPLAREIAEFFGAAGMLILEGYGLTETSPVISVNREDRLKPGTVGVPIEGVEVKIAEDGEILTRGPHVMKGYYKKVEATAEAIDKEGWFHTGDIGIIDGDGFLVITDRKKDILVTSGGKKIAPQPIENRIKTNPFFAEIVMIGNCRNFPSALVVPNFEQLERWARAKGIAFQSREELVGNAQVAAHYEELIAQLSQDLAQFEKIKKVSLLTREFSLEAGELTPTLKVKRRVVEEKYKAAIDRMYQATA; encoded by the coding sequence ATGATGGAGGTCCGCACCCTCTGCGACATCTTCTACTATTCCGTGGAGACCTACCGTAAGAGCGAGCACCTCAAGGTCAAGCGGGGGGGAGAGTGGCGGGCCATCAGCTCCGCCGAGTTCCTCTCCGCGGTAGAGGAGCTCTCCCTGGGCCTCCGGGCCCTGGGGGTGGAGAAGGGCGACCGCGTGGCCATCCTCTCCGAGAACCGGCCGGAGTGGGCCTACGCCGATCTCGCCGCCCTCACCGCGGGTGCCACGGACGCCCCCATCTATTCCACCCTCACCCCGCCCCAGGTGCTCTACATCCTGAACGACAGCGAGTCGAAGGTGGTTTTCGTATCCAACGCCGTCCAAGCCGCGAAGGTGGCGGAGGTACGCGGGCAGGCCCGCGGCCTCCGGCACGTGATCCGCATGGACGAGGCCCCCTTCGAGGGCACGCTCTCCCTGGAGGAAGTCCGGGCCCAGGGGCGCGCCGCCCTGGGCCGGGACAAGGACGCGGTGAAGCGGCGGGCGGCGGAGGTGAAGCCCGACGACCTCGCGACCCTCATCTACACGTCCGGCACCACCGGCGATCCCAAGGGGGTGATGCTCACCCACGCCAACCTGGTCTCCAACGTACTGGCCTCGAGCAAGGCCTTCACCGGCTTCGGCCCCCACGACACCGCGCTCTCCTTCCTCCCCCTTTGCCACAGCTTCGAGCGCACCGCCGGCCACAACTTCATGCTCTACGCGGGGGCGACCATCGCCTACGCGGAGAGCGTGGAGAAGGTGCCCGACAACATGCTCGAGGTACGGCCCACCGTCATGTGCTCCGTGCCGCGCCTTTACGAGAAGATGTACGCCCGGATCAACGAGAAGGTGGCCGCGGATCCGCCCCTGCGCCGGCGAATCTTCCGCTGGGCGATGGGGGTGGGGCGGAGGGTCTTCCGCCACACCGTGCAGGGCACCCCCCCCGGCCTCCTCCTCCGCCTCCAGTTTGCCCTCGCCGACAAACTCGTATTCTCCAAGATCAAGGCCCGAACGGGGGGTCGGCTCCGGGTCTTCATATCCGGGGGAGCCCCCCTCGCCCGCGAAATCGCGGAGTTCTTCGGGGCGGCGGGCATGCTCATCCTCGAAGGCTACGGACTCACGGAGACGAGCCCGGTCATCTCCGTGAACCGTGAGGACCGGCTCAAGCCGGGCACGGTGGGAGTCCCCATCGAGGGGGTGGAGGTGAAGATCGCGGAGGACGGCGAGATCCTGACCCGCGGCCCCCATGTGATGAAGGGCTACTACAAGAAGGTAGAGGCCACCGCGGAGGCCATCGACAAGGAGGGCTGGTTTCACACCGGCGACATCGGGATCATCGACGGGGACGGCTTCCTCGTGATCACCGACCGCAAGAAGGACATCCTGGTCACTTCGGGAGGGAAGAAAATCGCCCCCCAGCCGATCGAGAACCGGATCAAGACCAACCCCTTCTTCGCGGAGATCGTGATGATCGGCAACTGCCGCAACTTCCCCTCCGCCCTCGTGGTCCCCAACTTCGAGCAGCTGGAGAGGTGGGCGCGCGCGAAGGGGATCGCCTTCCAGAGCCGCGAGGAGCTGGTGGGAAACGCCCAGGTGGCGGCCCACTACGAGGAGCTGATCGCGCAGCTGTCCCAGGACCTCGCCCAATTCGAGAAGATCAAGAAGGTGTCGCTCCTCACCCGGGAGTTCAGCCTGGAGGCGGGAGAGCTGACCCCGACCCTCAAGGTCAAGCGCCGGGTGGTGGAGGAGAAGTACAAGGCCGCCATCGACCGGATGTACCAGGCGACCGCCTAG
- a CDS encoding acetyl-CoA C-acyltransferase, with amino-acid sequence MPDAVIVSSVRTAVGKAGRGTLRQTRPDDLAAAAIRGALARLPAVKPAMVEDVILGCAMPEAEQGMNVARQASLLAGIPYTAGAMTVNRFCSSGLQAIVLAAQEIESGEAEVVVAGGTESMSLVPMGGHKIAPNPLLLERYPDSYLGMGLTAELVARKYGIDRERSDVFSLASHRKALAAIAAGKFKDEIVPLPVTLAGDNGDKPRSVDFDTDEGPRPDTDLLALAKLKPAFAADGIVTAGNSSQMSDGAAATVVMSASRAKELGLRPLARLRAYAVAGVPPEIMGIGPVEAIPKALRQAGLKLANIELVELNEAFACQALAVIEALGLDPARVNVNGGAVALGHPLGCTGAKLTAQILAEMQRRKAGYGLVTMCVGGGMGAAGIFERL; translated from the coding sequence ATGCCAGACGCGGTGATCGTGAGCAGCGTGCGCACGGCGGTGGGCAAGGCGGGCCGGGGCACCCTGCGCCAGACCCGGCCCGACGACCTGGCCGCGGCCGCCATCCGGGGCGCCCTCGCGCGCCTACCGGCGGTGAAGCCGGCGATGGTGGAGGACGTGATCCTGGGCTGCGCCATGCCCGAGGCCGAGCAGGGGATGAACGTGGCGCGCCAGGCCAGCCTGCTCGCGGGCATCCCCTATACGGCGGGGGCCATGACCGTGAACCGGTTCTGCTCTTCCGGCCTCCAGGCCATCGTGCTGGCCGCCCAGGAGATCGAGAGCGGCGAGGCCGAGGTCGTGGTCGCTGGGGGGACGGAGTCCATGAGCCTCGTCCCCATGGGCGGCCACAAGATCGCCCCCAACCCCCTCCTCCTCGAGCGTTACCCGGACAGCTACCTGGGCATGGGCCTGACCGCGGAGCTCGTGGCCCGGAAGTACGGGATCGATCGGGAACGCTCCGACGTCTTCTCCCTCGCCTCCCACCGGAAGGCCCTGGCCGCCATCGCGGCCGGCAAGTTCAAGGACGAGATCGTGCCCCTGCCCGTGACCCTCGCGGGGGACAACGGCGACAAGCCCCGAAGCGTCGACTTCGACACCGACGAGGGTCCCCGCCCGGACACCGACCTTCTCGCCCTCGCCAAGCTCAAGCCCGCCTTCGCCGCCGACGGCATCGTCACCGCAGGGAACTCCTCCCAGATGTCGGACGGGGCGGCGGCCACGGTCGTGATGTCGGCGTCCCGCGCGAAGGAGCTGGGACTGCGGCCCCTCGCGCGCCTCCGGGCCTATGCGGTCGCGGGGGTGCCGCCGGAGATCATGGGCATCGGGCCCGTGGAAGCTATCCCCAAGGCGCTCCGCCAGGCCGGGCTCAAGCTCGCGAACATCGAGCTCGTGGAGCTGAACGAGGCCTTCGCCTGCCAGGCCTTGGCCGTGATCGAGGCCCTGGGCCTCGATCCCGCGCGGGTGAACGTCAACGGGGGAGCGGTGGCCCTGGGTCATCCCCTGGGGTGCACGGGGGCCAAGCTCACCGCCCAGATCCTGGCTGAGATGCAGCGGAGGAAAGCCGGTTACGGCCTCGTGACCATGTGCGTGGGAGGGGGCATGGGCGCGGCCGGGATCTTCGAGAGGCTCTGA
- a CDS encoding acyl-CoA dehydrogenase family protein: MATDTKVPVVAAKGGSFLIEDRAPEEVFTPEDFTEEQRMIGETAAEFMEKEMVPRLPEILALKYETTRALLKKAGELGLLGIEIPEEYGGLGLDKVSGCLVSEKSARDGSFAVSFMGHTGIGTLPIVYFGSEAQKKKFLPKLASGEWISSYSLSESSSASDAMNAKARAVLSPDGKHWVLNGEKMWLTNAGFADVYITFAKVNGEHFTAFIIEKGSPGVSLGAEEKKTGIKGSSTRPLILQDATIPKENLLGEIGKGHKIAFNILNIGRFKLGAGVTGGAKLALRNAVEYGKSRQAFGHPITDFGLVREKIAQMSILVYVSESMVYRTAGLIDRNLQAVGINDSAEALKRIEEYDVECSMVKVWSSEMLDYVVDETVQIYGGAGYVEDYPAERFWRDARVNRIFEGTNEINRLLVPGRLIRKAMKGDLPLFPKAMALMEELTGGPATPVADDGFLAAEARMMQGAKKTSLMCLGLAVQKYEQALTDEQEILGHFADLAMETYALESAVIRAQKRGKAKGEEKTRLWEAAVRCFAQDALDKIEAGARRILAAVGEGDTLRTYLAALKRFTRRDPVNTVALRRRVAEAAIDRVGGYPL; the protein is encoded by the coding sequence ATGGCTACCGATACCAAAGTCCCCGTCGTGGCCGCCAAGGGCGGCAGCTTCTTAATAGAGGACCGGGCCCCGGAGGAGGTCTTCACGCCCGAGGACTTTACCGAGGAGCAGCGCATGATCGGGGAGACCGCGGCCGAGTTCATGGAGAAGGAGATGGTCCCCCGCCTTCCCGAGATCCTGGCCTTGAAATACGAGACCACCCGCGCGCTCCTGAAGAAGGCGGGTGAGCTGGGCTTGCTCGGCATCGAGATCCCGGAGGAATACGGCGGTCTGGGCCTGGACAAGGTTTCGGGCTGCCTGGTCTCGGAGAAGTCGGCCCGGGACGGCAGCTTCGCAGTCTCCTTCATGGGTCATACCGGGATCGGGACCCTCCCCATCGTGTATTTCGGTAGCGAGGCGCAGAAAAAGAAGTTCCTACCCAAGCTCGCCTCCGGGGAGTGGATCAGCTCCTACTCGCTCTCCGAGTCCTCCTCCGCCAGCGACGCCATGAACGCCAAGGCCCGGGCCGTGCTCTCCCCGGACGGGAAACACTGGGTCCTGAACGGCGAGAAGATGTGGCTCACCAACGCCGGTTTCGCCGATGTCTACATCACCTTCGCCAAGGTGAACGGCGAGCACTTCACCGCCTTCATCATCGAGAAGGGGAGCCCGGGCGTGAGCCTGGGGGCGGAGGAGAAGAAGACCGGCATCAAGGGCTCGAGCACCCGGCCCCTGATCCTTCAGGACGCCACCATCCCCAAGGAGAACCTCCTGGGGGAGATCGGCAAGGGCCACAAGATCGCCTTCAATATCCTCAACATCGGCCGCTTCAAGCTGGGGGCGGGGGTGACGGGGGGGGCCAAGCTCGCCCTCCGCAACGCGGTGGAGTACGGCAAGTCGCGCCAGGCTTTTGGTCACCCCATCACCGACTTCGGGCTCGTGCGCGAGAAGATCGCGCAGATGTCGATTCTGGTCTACGTGTCGGAGTCCATGGTCTACCGCACGGCGGGCCTGATCGACCGCAACCTCCAGGCTGTGGGCATCAACGACAGCGCGGAGGCCCTGAAGCGCATCGAGGAGTACGACGTGGAGTGCTCCATGGTCAAGGTCTGGTCCTCGGAGATGCTGGACTATGTGGTCGACGAGACGGTTCAGATCTACGGGGGAGCGGGCTACGTGGAGGACTACCCGGCCGAGCGCTTCTGGCGCGATGCGCGGGTGAACCGCATCTTCGAAGGGACCAACGAGATCAATCGCCTCCTCGTGCCCGGCCGCCTCATCCGCAAGGCCATGAAAGGTGACCTGCCGCTATTTCCCAAGGCCATGGCCCTCATGGAGGAGCTCACCGGCGGTCCCGCCACGCCCGTCGCCGACGACGGCTTCCTGGCCGCGGAGGCGAGGATGATGCAGGGGGCGAAGAAGACGTCCCTCATGTGCCTGGGCTTGGCCGTGCAGAAGTACGAGCAGGCGTTAACCGACGAGCAGGAGATCCTGGGCCATTTCGCGGACCTGGCCATGGAGACCTACGCCCTGGAGAGCGCGGTCATCCGCGCGCAGAAGCGGGGCAAAGCAAAGGGCGAGGAGAAGACGCGCCTCTGGGAGGCCGCCGTCCGCTGCTTCGCCCAGGACGCCCTGGACAAGATCGAGGCGGGGGCACGGAGAATCCTGGCCGCGGTGGGGGAGGGCGACACATTGCGCACCTACCTGGCCGCGCTCAAGCGCTTCACCCGCCGTGACCCCGTGAACACGGTGGCGCTCCGGCGGCGGGTAGCGGAGGCCGCCATCGATAGGGTGGGCGGGTACCCGCTGTAG